One window from the genome of Stegostoma tigrinum isolate sSteTig4 chromosome 27, sSteTig4.hap1, whole genome shotgun sequence encodes:
- the LOC132211024 gene encoding homeobox protein SEBOX-like, with the protein MNPMSRFMGMKVGYQSLLGHSASLCTSESAFGAVYRRSETEYSPDVHKDCVGSLAEGQRRRKRTVFSKCQLTALEQAFMLSPYPDIDRRESLATITGLPEPKVQVWFQNRRARCTKQQKVVWNRQLSDPCLQSDGQFTAAGTNTQPNRATLCINPVLGRSSKNSSPLQQQQSCAATVSPSSLDQCLWETSSDFSILRQPAACHISRNNASQLTPSLRFRDKGDTVTVSRNCAADSVQFSVSDQVMPMLKPGPAEQQEAGIYTSLRLTSDLIYNAAIVTNV; encoded by the exons ATGAACCCAATGTCACGGTTCATGGGTATGAAagttggctatcagtctctgctcggcCATTCTGCGTCGTTGTGTACCTCGGAGTCCGCCTTTGGGGCTGTTTACCGGAGATCGGAGACTGAATACTCTCCCGATGTACACAAAGACT GTGTCGGCTCTCTGGCCGAGGGGCAGCGCAGGAGGAAGCGGACAGTGTTCAGCAAGTGCCAGCTTACAGCCCTGGAACAGGCGTTCATGCTGAGCCCTTACCCTGACATCGACAGGAGGGAGAGTTTAGCTACAATCACTGGGCTGCCAGAGCCTAAGGTCCAG GTCTGGTTTCAGAACCGTCGAGCTCGATGCACCAAACAGCAGAAGGTGGTGTGGAATCGCCAACTGTCAGATCCTTGTCTACAGTCAGACGGTCAGTTTACAGCTGCTGGTACAAACACTCAACCAAACCGAGCCACCCTCTGCATCAACCCCGTTCTGGGGAGATCCAGCAAGAACAGCTCCCCACTGCAGCAGCAACAGTCCTGTGCAGCCACTGTCTCCCCCAGCTCCCTGGACCAGTGTCTGTGGGAGACTAGTTCAGATTTCAGTATCCTGCGTCAGCCAGCAGCCTGCCACATTTCCAGAAACAATGCCAGTCAGCTCACTCCCAGCCTCAGGTTCAGGGATAAAGGGGACACTGTGACTGTCTCCAGAAACTGTGCTGCTGATTCTGTGCAGTTCTCAGTATCTGACCAAGTGATGCCAATGCTAAAGCCAGGCCCTGCAGAGCAACAGGAAGCAGGAATATACACCTCCCTCCGCTTGACCTCTGACCTCATCTACAATGCTGCAATTGTCACCAATGTGTAA